Proteins from one Chitinophaga oryzae genomic window:
- the purQ gene encoding phosphoribosylformylglycinamidine synthase subunit PurQ produces the protein MKFGVVTFPGSNCDHDMIDSLRNDLGQEVIELWHKDKDLSAFSTTDCIVLPGGFSYGDYLRCGAIARFSPMMQSVIEFANKGGRVIGVCNGFQVLCEAGLLPGVLLRNQNQQFICKNIFLKSENNVASLTKDVTGRPLMIPIAHGEGRYYADDATLDELERNKQILFRYCDEFGNIIESANHNGAIRNIAGICNKERNVFGMMPHPERATSTALGNTDGQLIFQSLINNN, from the coding sequence ATGAAATTTGGCGTTGTCACCTTTCCGGGCTCTAACTGTGATCATGATATGATTGATTCTCTGCGCAATGACCTTGGGCAGGAAGTAATAGAGCTGTGGCACAAGGATAAAGACCTGAGCGCATTCAGCACAACAGATTGTATTGTATTACCGGGTGGTTTTTCCTATGGTGACTACCTGCGTTGCGGCGCTATCGCCAGGTTCAGCCCTATGATGCAGAGCGTGATCGAATTTGCCAACAAAGGCGGTCGTGTGATCGGTGTATGTAACGGTTTCCAGGTGCTGTGCGAAGCAGGACTGCTGCCAGGCGTGCTGCTGCGTAACCAGAACCAGCAGTTCATCTGCAAAAACATCTTCCTGAAAAGTGAAAACAACGTGGCTTCCCTCACAAAAGATGTGACCGGCCGCCCGCTGATGATTCCGATCGCCCACGGTGAAGGCCGTTATTATGCGGACGACGCTACCCTGGACGAGCTGGAAAGAAACAAACAGATCCTCTTCCGTTACTGCGATGAGTTTGGCAACATTATTGAATCAGCTAACCATAACGGTGCCATCCGTAACATCGCTGGCATCTGCAATAAAGAAAGAAACGTATTTGGGATGATGCCTCACCCGGAAAGAGCTACCAGCACGGCGCTGGGTAACACCGACGGGCAGCTGATATTCCAAAGCCTGATCAACAACAATTAA
- a CDS encoding protein-disulfide reductase DsbD domain-containing protein — MKKLLTALALFALPILASAQIENPVKWSFTSKKVNATTYEVHATATIESGWHLYAQEAGEGPVPTSFKFAKNPLVAADGKVKENGKLHKSFDKNFNSELKYYENTVNFVQTVTVKGKAATKVKGTVEFMVCDDHQCLPPKEVEFAVSVGGK; from the coding sequence ATGAAAAAATTACTCACAGCACTGGCGCTGTTCGCTCTGCCCATCCTGGCAAGCGCACAGATTGAGAATCCGGTTAAATGGAGCTTTACCTCCAAAAAGGTAAATGCCACGACTTACGAAGTGCACGCTACCGCTACTATCGAAAGCGGCTGGCACTTATACGCACAGGAAGCAGGTGAAGGCCCGGTACCTACCAGCTTCAAATTCGCTAAAAACCCGCTGGTAGCCGCCGACGGTAAAGTGAAAGAAAATGGTAAACTGCATAAGTCTTTCGATAAAAACTTCAACTCTGAGCTGAAATACTACGAAAACACTGTCAACTTCGTACAGACAGTAACCGTTAAAGGTAAAGCAGCTACCAAAGTGAAAGGTACTGTAGAGTTCATGGTATGCGACGACCACCAGTGTCTGCCTCCGAAAGAAGTGGAATTTGCGGTAAGCGTGGGAGGAAAATAA